In the genome of Desulfuromonas thiophila, the window CACCCAAATCGACACCTTCATCGGGTATATCGCTGAGGTCACCAATGACCCGTCTACGCTGTATCAGGCGCAGCAATCAATCGATTCCGCCGCTGATCCTGAAAGCGCAACGGCCGGAGAGCAAACAGCAACCCTCAACAGCGTTCTGTATCTGCAGGATTGGGCATGAAGTTACAGAAACCTTCGGGCAGGATTCTGATTGCCGGGGCCGGGGGAGGAATCGGCACCGCCCTGTGCCAGCACCTGCGCACCTGCGGGATGGAAACCGTCGCCCTGCGCCGCGATCGGAACGACCGGTATGCCCTGCAAGAGGCAACGGCAAAAAACAGCCTGGTTTGCTGCGCCGGCATCGCGCACCGCAAGGCAAGCATCGAAGCCTACCAGCGATCCAATATCGCAACCCCGCTGTGCCTGGCCAGACAAGCCAGCCGTGTCGGGGTAAAACGCCTGATCTTCCTTAGTTCCATCAAGGCCGTTGGCATCAGCGCAGAGCAGGCAGGCCTGGAAACCCCACCGAGGCGGATCGATCCCTACAGCTGGAGCAAACGACGCGCCGAGTTGCTGCTGGAACAGCATTGCCGCGCCAACGGACTGGAACTGGTGGTTCTGCGGCCGGCGCTGGTTTGCTCTCCGCAGGTGCGTGGCAATTTGCGCCTGCTGCTCCAGGGCCTGACTTGGGGGCTGCCTCTGCCGCTGCTACCCCGGCAGGCGCCCAAACCCCTTATTGGCATCGACAATCTGGTATCCG includes:
- a CDS encoding NAD-dependent epimerase/dehydratase family protein yields the protein MKLQKPSGRILIAGAGGGIGTALCQHLRTCGMETVALRRDRNDRYALQEATAKNSLVCCAGIAHRKASIEAYQRSNIATPLCLARQASRVGVKRLIFLSSIKAVGISAEQAGLETPPRRIDPYSWSKRRAELLLEQHCRANGLELVVLRPALVCSPQVRGNLRLLLQGLTWGLPLPLLPRQAPKPLIGIDNLVSAIHYCLICDSRLIQESPFILYDEPPLSLAQLYEELSRQLRRRPQVLPLPDGLATWLTHLPAGLIQGLSPLLQQPPPPRIAPPGWQPPLGLAQGLERMVEGFRQTG